One Castanea sativa cultivar Marrone di Chiusa Pesio chromosome 4, ASM4071231v1 DNA window includes the following coding sequences:
- the LOC142631848 gene encoding uncharacterized protein LOC142631848 encodes MTSSHSHKATELESGTADSVASSPRGDDQHTRVRFMCSFGGKILPRPHYNQLRYVGGDTRIVAVHRATNYSTLLTKLSKLSGTTIVTVKYQFPNEDLDALISVTTDEDVENMLDEYDRFTQNQNRRSARLRLFLFCKSDDHDSSRTSSISSANRDHWFLDAINHGGSGMGLERGRSEVSSIVSELPDYLFGLDNFEETQTQTRDPKIRTRQLENVSNLDPGSPAPVVSSPFCSTSSAPFAQAILNLPLVKTKPDNPEPIVEPKENQVEVEMGESVIPQPTGYRENQVIHYISNSHYLGQAVQQVPIYYISGPVQSGNVPVQTVHMGAPYVPQYPIGASQIPLGYHHLGMGQVYGGGMRPITTTFDSYDVPRRVVSDGVNQQAFYGVKNLGIIPMYSSMMVSGGEDLQGIGSEVKPSWASQ; translated from the exons ATGACTTCATCACATTCACACAAAGCAACTGAGCTAGAATCAGGTACGGCCGACTCCGTTGCGTCCTCGCCTCGAGGAGATGATCAGCATACACGTGTACGGTTCATGTGCAGCTTCGGCGGCAAGATCTTACCACGACCGCACTATAACCAACTCCGCTACGTCGGCGGCGACACACGCATCGTTGCTGTACACCGCGCCACAAACTATTCCACCCTCCTCACCAAGCTATCTAAGCTCTCAG GTACAACAATTGTAACTGTGAAGTACCAGTTTCCGAACGAGGATCTTGATGCGTTGATTTCTGTTACAACGGACGAGGATGTTGAGAACATGTTGGATGAGTACGACCGGTTCACACAGAATCAAAACCGAAGGTCGGCTCGGCTTAggctatttttgttttgtaaaagtgatgaCCATGATTCTAGTAGAACCAGTAGTATCAGCTCGGCTAATCGTGACCATTGGTTTCTTGATGCTATAAATCATGGCGGCTCGGGCATGGGTCTAGAGCGTGGAAGATCTGAAGTCTCTTCTATTGTTTCTGAATTACCTGATTATCTATTCGGGTTAGATAATTTTGAAgagacccaaacccaaacccgtGACCCGAAAATAAGGACCCGGCAGCTTGAAAATGTGTCGAATTTGGATCCGGGTTCTCCTGCTCCGGTTGTGAGTTCACCATTTTGTTCAACATCATCTGCTCCTTTTGCTCAAGCCATACTTAATCTTCCACTTGTCAAGACCAAACCCGATAACCCGGAACCGATTGTGGAACCAAAAGAGAATCAAGTTGAGGTGGAGATGGGTGAATCGGTTATACCACAACCAACTGGGTATCGGGAAAACCAAGTAATTCATTACATCTCAAATTCTCATTATTTGGGTCAAGCGGTACAACAAGTACCTATTTATTACATTTCGGGTCCAGTGCAATCCGGAAATGTTCCGGTTCAAACCGTTCATATGGGGGCCCCATATGTTCCGCAATACCCGATTGGGGCAAGTCAAATACCACTTGGGTACCATCATCTGGGTATGGGTCAAGTATATGGCGGAGGGATGAGGCCAATTACGACGACGTTTGACTCATATGATGTGCCGAGAAGAGTGGTTTCGGATGGGGTGAATCAACAAGCGTTTTATGGTGTTAAGAACCTGGGTATAATCCCAATGTATTCGAGCATGATGGTATCGGGTGGGGAAGATTTGCAAGGCATTGGGTCGGAGGTAAAGCCAAGTTGGGCCTCCCAGTAG